AGCCTACCAGGGTTCAAATCTTGGTGCTCATATTTATTCTGAATTTATTTCAAAATTTCTCACAATACGTGTTCGACTCAGTCGCTCGGAGGTGCTCATTGGATAGGCTGTGCGTGTGTTTATAGGGGTGAGTCTATGCGCGTGTATACGAGTGTCTGCtactgtactgtgttaaaaaataaaaaaataaactgCAAGGAGTATAAAAAGTTGTGGCGTTCCAAACAGATAAAATTATTTCCGAACTATACTGTCAGTCAAATGCGAGGTCGCTTCTTGTAGCTGCAAACCAAGCTTGTTGACGGCCGTGTCAGAATTCCCATCCGCCATGGCGCTCTTGTCCCTCCTCTCCCACTCCAGAACACGCTCCTCCGTCCTCCGGGAACCTCTCCGGCAGGGGGGCCTCCGCGCCCTGCTCGCCCCGTGGGCTCCCCCGCctgtccatccgcacgaccgcgccgccggacacgcctGCACGCCCCCTTCCACCGAGCTCTCCCCTCCTGGTCgcgccctccctcctcctctcgacTGGACCCGCCTCGGGAGCCGGACAATCTCTTCTGGTGTTGGTAAGGAGCTCTATCTTGGCTGGATTTGGATCGGTTGTTCTGTGAGTTCAAGTGATCTTTCAGTTTTGTGAAAGTTAGTTGCGGATTTGTTTTTTGCGGGATGCCCTACTAATCTAATCAATCTGTTATCCATTCCCATCCCAGCAACAGTAGAATTATTGATACATGAATTCGTCACGTATAGTGTTTAGTATTTAATTTGATTGCTATTACGCCCTGCACCCCCCAACTCTTAGAGTTTCAGTTGTCAGACGGTTATTTCTTGTTATCGAACCAAGATTGATATGGCTCCGCCGATTTCTACAGATCTACAGAATATACCCACTCGGTGGCGAAATGTAGGGGACATTTTTATAGTTTGAACACAAACCCAATGGTATCAAGTTTGTATGGCACAACCTAACCCATGTGTAATTGGTTTAGTTATTGTGCAAAGCATGAATTTGAACAACCAAAATATTCCTGCATTTtgcaacagagggagtagtttttatTGGAATGAATAAAGTCTTATGGTACATGATGATACCCAGGTACGTCCCTCGCTCAATATGGATTGACAAACCATACTCTGACTTCTCAGAGAAGATCCTATTGGACCTTGTGTCCACAACATTCCTCTTTTGGGCCTCCAGCTGGGATAGCAACAAAAGAAGCACAACATAGTGTGAATGATTCGTTTGGAGTTCAAGGACGCACTTTTGGTTCTGCGGCAGAACCCATCCAGAGGAATCCAGACTATTCAGTGCTAAATTCTGATGACGTTTCTTACTTCAAGAGCATATTGGGTGACAATGGAGTCGTTCAAGATAAAGACAGGGTGGCTGTTGCAAATGTCGATTGGATGGGTAAATACAAGGGTGCGAGTCAGCTACTGCTTTTACCAAAAAGTACTAATGAGGTATTTCCGTCAGCTAGTCAAGTGGAATTTTAATTTAACACCAAGTAGTTGGAATTCCATTTTCGGGCAATTGCATTAACAAGTAGTACTGAAGTGGCAGTAATCATTTTAATTGTTTTAGCCTGATTTGTAGTGGTTGCATGGTGAACTTCCTGTAATATTTCTAATGACCCTACTGCCCCTTAAATTTTCGTAGTTTAGATGTCAACTAAGGTGCAATTATGTTTGTTTGGTTGTAGAACAATGTTTGTAAAGTTGTAGCTTACGATTTATGTTTTTGGCTTATCATGGTCCATCACACACTTGCATCCAGGCTATCAGGCTATTCCAGTTACCAAGCATGTACTTTTTGATGTATTCTTACATGAAGTAACTAGTAATCGTACAAATTGTTCATAAAGTAATTAGCATCGTATGCATTGGATGTCTCATGAAAGCCATATTTAGTAGCAATAGAAAATCAGCTTCGGCAGAATGTAGCGCTTCATAAGCAAAACACTGTAGCCTCTGGATACATAACAAACAAAATAGCATACATCACTCTAGTGACCTACGCTAATAACTATTTTCCGAACAACAATGCATTTGCATGGAATGCTAATAATACCTCATGCAGCAAACTAGGATTATAATTTAGGACTACATTTCTATTTTCATATTGCTCGGTTATATCTAGTTTTCTACCATTCCTGATCCGACCCAACATAAAATTAATGTGAAATTTTGTTATTCAACCATTCTGTTTTACAGGTTTCTAAGGTCCTTGCTTACTGCGACTCAAGACGATTGGCGGTAGTTCCTCAGGGTGGAAATACAGGCCTCGTTGGTGGCAGTGTTCCAGTTCATGATGAGGTAATTATGAAGTTCCTTTTAATGATAATATCAGTTATATCTTTATTTTGCTACCACAAAATATTTGTTTATTTCTTATCTTAGTATCAGCGGTAGAGTACTTTAGATAAATATCCTTCTTGGTATTCTCTACTTCCTTTCTGTTGCGGCGTGCCTGAATTGCAGGGTATACTTCTTCACCAGAATGAACTACTTGTATTTATTTAGATTGATCAATCAGATTGATTAGAAAATCACCGGAAAGATTACGATGGCATTGATTGGTGCTTTGAATTTCCATATTCACGTTTAGCATTATCACTACAGTTTTGCTGTAGTTCACGTACCTGTTCAAATACTTGTTGATGTGTTTTTTCTGTTCATCTGTCTTAGACTTCCATTTTTTTTAAGTATACTGCTTCTGAGATTTCCATGTTACTGCTTTCCTTACATTTGGGCCCGAGATCACAAGGTTTACTCCCTTTGTCTGCAGGTGATTGTCAACCTTGGTGGTATGGACAAAATAATCTCATTTGACAATGTGGGTACAGTCTCTTTGTTTGGATTTGATGTCGTCAATTCTATATTTCTATTATCCATCCTTTCTTCAAACATAAGTTGTCTATATCCATAGTTCATGGAAAATCTTTGTATAATTTCATGAAAGAGCTGTCTGCTGTCAGGTAAATGGTATTCTTACTTGTGAAGCTGGTTGTGTGTTGGAGAACTTAAGTACCTTTGTGGAAAATGAAGGGTAAAGTCATCTTCGGTATTCCCTCTATGATTCTGTTATCATTCGTGGTGCATACGTCTTGAATTGCATGCGTTTGATTAATAAATAATATGTTTTCTTTTGAGTTGTTGGGTTACCATTGACCCATAAATATTCATAAGTTTGTTGCTTATGCAATATCCTTTTTTACGGGATCCCTACTATTATAATCACCCATGGATTCAATGTGTGCCAGTACAGTGATCGCTCATATAATCTTGTCATCACAGTTTACTTTTATATACGATCAGATATGTGCCTGTTATTTTGAATAGAAAAATACCTAAGATTATATGTATTCTTTATATTCAGGTTTATTATGCCTCTTGACTTAGGGGCAAAAGGTAGTTGCCAAATAGGAGGGAACATTTCAACTAATGCTGGCGGCCTCCGTTTCATTCGCTATGGTTCACTTCATGGAAATGTACTTGGTAAGTACAAGTTAAACCTTATGTTTACTATGTGCACAGATCAATTATTTCTGAAgtctcatgttctatatcttgttTAGCTGAACGAAGAAAGGGCTTATGTGGAATACAGTATTTGTTTTATTAAATTTCTCTTGAAAGGAGCAGGAATATGTTTGCTGTTTGAGTAATTCTGTTGCAATATAAGTTGCTGAAATTACGATGCTCCATCAAGAGAATCTTCTAGAAAATTTCAACTTATGCAATGTTTAAGCCTGGAAATAGCTGGATGATTTCTTGAAAGTACAAAGATGGTTAGCTCCTCTGtattttattttcttcttattCAGGTCTTGAAGTTGTCCTAGCCAATGGAACTGTTCTTGACATGCTTACTACTTTAAGGAAAGACAACACTGGATACGATCTGAAGCACTTATTTGTTGGTGAGTATCGAATACAaactatttcccttctttctgAGCATGTTCATTAAATATGACTTATATCAAGCCGTTAGTAAACACATGATTGATGGTTCAGGAAGTGAAGGCTCCCTAGGAATAGTCACTAAAGTGTCAATACTTACACCTGCAAAGCTACCTTCAACTAATGTTGCATTTCTTTCCTGCAATGACTACATGAGCTGCCAGGTCTCTTGCAAACACTCATTTTGTATATCTAGGCATTGTTAGATCAAATGTACAGTATGATCTTTACTATAGTGATTACTGCTTTTCATGTTCCCAGAAATTGCTACTGGCAGCTAGGAGGAGCTTGGGTGAGATTCTTTCTGCATTTGAGTTTATGGATCGTCAGTGTATTGATCTGGTACTTACTTAAACAAAGTTTCAAAGAAAACTGCACTTCATAGAGAAGAAACTGCATGCATGTACTTTCTTGAACAGTAGGATGTGTTGAATTttttgttatgtactccctccgtcccataatataagatcgttttacAGCTTgtaaaacgatcttatattatgggacaggggagtacttagcaaaagaaaacaaaatattGTTTTGACTGCGTTGTACATGAAGAAATGTTCCTCATTATCTTGCCTGATTCCACATTTAATTTGGTAGCTTGTTGGTTTTGAAGGCTATGACGCATTTGGAAGGAGTTCATAATCCTTTACCTGTCTCGCCGTACAAATTTTATGTTCTAATTGAGACCACAGGAAGTGATGAATCATATGACAAGTAAGTTTTGGTAGCATAACAacagttttcaaacattaaaaacaCACAAGCTATGCGGAAGATCAATTTGTTCAAACTCTTAATTGATAACCACTTTGTGAAGGTGAAATCCTGCTTGGCTTACATTTATTTTATCTTGGGTTTATTGTGATGAAAATTGTCAAATTACATATGCTGCCTACTTGTCTTATGTTACCTTTCTTTTGTAGAGCAAAACTTGAAGCTTTTTTGTTGCGTTCAATGGAAGATGGCCTTGTAGCTGATGGAGTTATAGCACAGGATATTAGCCAAGCATCTAATTTTTGGAGAATCCGCGAGGTTCTCCACCATACATGAATCTTTAGATTTTGCCAGTGACTAATATGGGTAGCTTTTAAGTTGATAACGATCGACACTCATCAGACGGCTAGTGTTCTATTGAAGCAACAcaaggttgtggaggagcaacttCAACTTATAGCTAGAACACTTTAGAAAACATTACTTAAGATTCAACATTCTACTCATGgctagaagactctagaaaacagtagCTAAGGTTAAGAAGACAAAATAAATACTAGACTGCAGTAGTATCTAGAAGTAGTCAAACAGTTTTTTGACTTCTGATTCTTTTTCCTTTTACTTGTCTCTATTGTTTCTCATCATCTATGTTGCTGTTTAGTAATATAGGTTATCGATGTGTAAGCTGATATTTGATGGTTAACGCCGAGTCTCTGATATCATATAAATTAAAATGATAACCTAGGAAGTGCTCGAAAAATATCTTGGTATGTTAAGTTTGGCCTATCAAACTATTTGGTTTCAAACCTTTGGAAGTGAAATTTCAAGTATGAAACACCAAACCAAATAAAGTCAACCTTTATCCATTGACATAATTTGTGGCAAAAAAAATCAATTAAATGATCATGTGTTGCGGTTGCAGGGTATATC
The window above is part of the Triticum aestivum cultivar Chinese Spring chromosome 2A, IWGSC CS RefSeq v2.1, whole genome shotgun sequence genome. Proteins encoded here:
- the LOC123190424 gene encoding probable D-2-hydroxyglutarate dehydrogenase, mitochondrial, which translates into the protein MALLSLLSHSRTRSSVLREPLRQGGLRALLAPWAPPPVHPHDRAAGHACTPPSTELSPPGRALPPPLDWTRLGSRTISSGVGTSLAQYGLTNHTLTSQRRSYWTLCPQHSSFGPPAGIATKEAQHSVNDSFGVQGRTFGSAAEPIQRNPDYSVLNSDDVSYFKSILGDNGVVQDKDRVAVANVDWMGKYKGASQLLLLPKSTNEVSKVLAYCDSRRLAVVPQGGNTGLVGGSVPVHDEVIVNLGGMDKIISFDNVNGILTCEAGCVLENLSTFVENEGFIMPLDLGAKGSCQIGGNISTNAGGLRFIRYGSLHGNVLGLEVVLANGTVLDMLTTLRKDNTGYDLKHLFVGSEGSLGIVTKVSILTPAKLPSTNVAFLSCNDYMSCQKLLLAARRSLGEILSAFEFMDRQCIDLAMTHLEGVHNPLPVSPYKFYVLIETTGSDESYDKAKLEAFLLRSMEDGLVADGVIAQDISQASNFWRIREGISEASVKVGAVYKYDLSIPVEKLYDIVEEMRSRVGDTAEVLGYGHLGDGNLHLNILSSKYSDNILAQIEPFVYEWTAGHRGSISAEHGLGLMKAEKIHYSKSPEAVQLMASIKKLMDPNSILNPYKVLPRSALSPEQGN